In a genomic window of Polyodon spathula isolate WHYD16114869_AA chromosome 21, ASM1765450v1, whole genome shotgun sequence:
- the LOC121295983 gene encoding dynein light chain roadblock-type 2, giving the protein MSEVEETLKRIQSHKGVIGTIVVNAEGIPIRTTLDNSTTVQYAGLLHQLTMKARSTVRDIDPQNDLTFLRIRSKKHEIMVAPDKEYLLIVIQNPSE; this is encoded by the exons atg TCAGAAGTTGAAGAAACATTGAAAAGGATCCAGTCACACAAAGGAGTGATTGGAACCATTGTAGTCAATGCAGAAG GAATCCCAATAAGAACAACTCTTGATAACTCGACAACAGTGCAGTATGCAGGGCTGCTCCATCAGCTCACAATGAAAGCTAGAAGCACAGTAAGAGACATTGACCCACAAAATGATCTGACCTTTCTCCGGATCAGATCAAAGAAACATGAGATTATGGTAGCACCAG aCAAAGAATACTTGTTGATTGTCATTCAGAACCCCAGTGAATAG